In Candidatus Syntrophoarchaeum caldarius, the following are encoded in one genomic region:
- a CDS encoding YbhB and YbcL yields the protein MGYASGYLAAGGAGITGDGVRLINISYILLIILFAGITLSGGCLQKDIKTEEIEKFEVGDMRLTSTVFDYGGRIPQKYTCDGEDINPPLVIEDVPADAKTLVLIVDDPDAPMGTWDHWIVWNIPVIDRIEEDSVPGTVGVNSWGRNDYGGPCPPSGEHRYFFKLYALDTTLNLDTNSTKKDLERAMEGHVIAQTDLIGVYSRA from the coding sequence TTGGGCTATGCCAGCGGTTATTTAGCGGCAGGTGGTGCAGGTATCACAGGTGATGGTGTGAGGTTGATTAACATATCGTACATACTGCTTATCATATTGTTCGCAGGGATCACACTCAGTGGAGGATGTCTCCAAAAGGATATAAAGACAGAGGAGATAGAAAAGTTCGAGGTGGGTGATATGAGACTTACAAGTACCGTCTTTGATTATGGTGGCAGGATACCGCAGAAGTACACATGCGATGGAGAGGACATAAATCCGCCGCTTGTGATTGAGGATGTTCCAGCAGATGCAAAAACACTGGTTTTGATTGTTGATGACCCGGATGCACCGATGGGCACATGGGATCACTGGATTGTCTGGAATATACCAGTGATTGACAGGATCGAAGAAGATAGTGTTCCAGGTACAGTGGGTGTGAATTCATGGGGAAGAAATGACTACGGTGGGCCATGTCCGCCATCCGGGGAACACAGGTACTTCTTCAAGCTATATGCACTGGATACAACGCTGAATCTTGATACAAACTCGACGAAAAAGGATCTTGAACGGGCGATGGAAGGGCATGTCATCGCACAGACCGATCTGATCGGAGTATACTCAAGAGCGTAA
- a CDS encoding tryptophan synthase subunit beta: MIVDQKILLTEEEIPKQWYNIQADMPEPLDPMLHPETHEPTQLPPFLFSSELNRQEFSKERWIDIPEEIRDVYRIWRPSPLYRATRLEKALKTPAKIYYKWEGVSPPGSHKPNTAIAQAYYNMKEGIERLTTETGAGQWGSSLAFATKLFDLECMVYMVRVSYQQKPYRKSLMHIWGAEVVPSPSNRTQTGQKLLEKDPDSPGSLGVAISEAVEDAATNENSHYTLGSVLNHVVLHQTIMGLEAKQQFAKIDLYPDAIYGCVGGGSNFAGAAFPFLGDKLRGERKDLDVVACEPAACPTLTKGLYEYDFGDSVGLAPIVKMYTLGHDFIPPKIHAGGLRYHGDSPLLSRLTKDGYIRAEAYHQTDIFDAAMLFAHTEGFVIAPETAHAVKGVIDEAKRCKETGEEKTIFFLNSGHGHFDLSSYDAYFEGKLVDYEYPAELVKRALENLPKVG, encoded by the coding sequence ATGATCGTGGATCAAAAGATATTACTAACAGAGGAAGAGATACCGAAGCAGTGGTACAACATTCAGGCAGATATGCCAGAACCGCTCGATCCGATGCTCCATCCAGAAACACATGAACCTACACAGCTACCACCCTTTTTATTTTCTTCAGAACTCAACCGTCAGGAGTTCAGCAAAGAGCGATGGATCGATATTCCAGAGGAGATACGTGATGTTTATCGTATATGGCGGCCATCTCCACTGTATCGTGCTACAAGGCTTGAGAAAGCGCTCAAGACTCCTGCTAAGATCTACTACAAATGGGAAGGGGTTAGCCCACCTGGTAGTCATAAACCAAACACTGCGATTGCTCAGGCTTACTACAACATGAAAGAAGGCATTGAACGGCTTACAACTGAGACAGGTGCAGGACAGTGGGGGTCATCACTGGCGTTTGCGACAAAACTCTTTGACCTTGAGTGTATGGTGTACATGGTCAGGGTGAGTTACCAGCAGAAACCGTACAGAAAGAGTCTTATGCATATATGGGGCGCAGAGGTTGTTCCATCACCAAGCAACAGAACGCAGACTGGACAAAAACTCCTTGAAAAAGACCCTGACTCGCCAGGGAGTCTTGGGGTTGCGATCTCAGAAGCAGTCGAGGATGCAGCCACGAACGAAAATTCTCACTACACGCTCGGCTCTGTCCTGAACCATGTGGTACTGCACCAGACGATTATGGGACTCGAAGCAAAGCAGCAATTTGCAAAGATTGATCTGTACCCTGATGCAATCTATGGTTGTGTTGGTGGCGGAAGCAACTTTGCTGGTGCAGCCTTCCCGTTTCTGGGCGATAAACTCAGGGGTGAGCGAAAAGATCTGGATGTTGTTGCGTGTGAGCCTGCAGCATGCCCAACACTCACGAAAGGGCTGTATGAGTATGACTTTGGTGACTCGGTCGGGCTTGCACCGATTGTTAAGATGTACACGCTCGGTCATGACTTCATACCACCAAAAATACATGCAGGCGGACTGAGATATCATGGCGATTCACCACTTTTATCACGGCTCACAAAGGATGGCTACATACGTGCTGAGGCTTACCATCAAACCGATATATTTGATGCAGCCATGCTCTTTGCTCATACTGAAGGTTTTGTAATCGCACCTGAGACCGCACATGCAGTAAAAGGTGTGATCGATGAGGCTAAAAGGTGTAAAGAGACGGGAGAAGAGAAGACAATCTTCTTCTTGAACTCAGGACATGGACACTTTGATCTCTCATCGTATGATGCATATTTTGAAGGAAAACTCGTGGATTATGAATATCCAGCAGAACTTGTAAAGCGGGCGCTTGAGAATTTGCCAAAGGTTGGATGA
- a CDS encoding anthranilate phosphoribosyltransferase: MDEYMQQYIEKITSGNDLSVDEAADMMDQILTSATDSQIASVLIGLKLKGEATSEIAGLVKGMKAKSRSINPDVPVLIDTCGTGGDSSHTINISTIAAIIVASSGVGVAKHGNYSITSKCGSADILKAAGVRIDLGPEEVTRMIEEVGFGFMLAPIFHPSMKRVAPIRREIGVRTVFNILGPLTNPANVKKQVIGVFNPELCTKMAEVLRELGSEHALVVHGSGLDEITTTGPTDIIELKNGDIASFRITPEDYGLRKAKLEDLKGGDAEYNCKMMLEILNGRKGFMRDIVLLNASAGLYIGGQASDIKEGIEIAENLIDEGRGIAKLNEMIEFG, translated from the coding sequence TTGGATGAGTACATGCAACAATACATCGAGAAGATAACATCGGGTAACGATCTCTCGGTCGATGAGGCAGCAGATATGATGGATCAGATCCTGACCTCTGCCACAGACAGCCAGATAGCATCTGTTCTGATCGGTTTGAAGCTTAAGGGAGAGGCCACATCTGAGATAGCGGGACTTGTAAAAGGGATGAAGGCAAAGTCCAGATCGATCAATCCCGACGTTCCAGTCCTGATCGATACCTGTGGAACTGGCGGGGATAGTTCACATACAATCAATATCAGCACCATAGCAGCAATTATCGTTGCATCCAGTGGTGTAGGGGTTGCAAAACATGGAAACTACTCGATCACGTCGAAGTGTGGTAGCGCTGACATACTGAAGGCTGCTGGCGTCAGGATCGATCTTGGTCCTGAAGAAGTCACCAGGATGATAGAAGAGGTTGGGTTCGGGTTTATGCTTGCTCCGATCTTTCACCCTTCGATGAAGCGTGTTGCCCCCATAAGACGTGAGATCGGCGTCAGAACAGTATTCAATATCCTGGGTCCACTCACAAATCCCGCAAATGTGAAAAAACAGGTGATTGGAGTCTTTAATCCCGAACTATGCACGAAAATGGCAGAGGTTTTAAGAGAACTCGGATCAGAACATGCGCTTGTTGTTCATGGTTCAGGGCTTGATGAGATCACAACAACAGGTCCAACAGATATCATTGAACTTAAAAACGGTGATATTGCATCCTTCAGGATCACACCCGAAGATTATGGTCTCAGAAAGGCAAAGCTTGAAGATCTCAAAGGAGGAGATGCTGAATATAACTGTAAGATGATGCTTGAGATATTGAATGGGAGAAAAGGCTTTATGCGCGATATTGTCCTCTTGAATGCTTCTGCAGGGCTATATATCGGTGGGCAAGCATCGGATATTAAAGAAGGGATCGAGATCGCTGAGAACCTCATTGACGAAGGGCGAGGAATCGCAAAACTCAATGAGATGATTGAGTTTGGATGA
- a CDS encoding phosphoribosylanthranilate isomerase — translation MTFVKICGIKTRKDLEVVIGASPDAAGFIVEVPVKTPRKIRRETAASLVASVPEEILSVAVLMPESVDEAVSILDTVRPDMAQIHCEMDVDALARIKEETGVDLIKVIGIDADTDPYKLISDLCEMDGIVDFILLDTKTALKSGGTGKVHDWSISRVITERSPIPVILAGGLDHLNVADAIKTVEPFGVDTASGVETGGSKDPEKVKKFVTAAKRFSD, via the coding sequence ATGACTTTTGTAAAAATTTGTGGTATAAAGACGAGAAAGGATCTTGAGGTTGTGATCGGTGCATCACCCGATGCTGCAGGGTTCATCGTGGAGGTGCCGGTTAAGACACCGCGAAAGATCAGGAGGGAGACGGCAGCATCGCTTGTCGCATCTGTGCCAGAGGAGATACTCTCTGTTGCTGTTTTGATGCCAGAGAGTGTTGATGAAGCGGTCAGTATACTTGATACAGTAAGGCCAGATATGGCTCAGATTCACTGTGAGATGGACGTTGATGCTTTAGCCAGGATCAAAGAAGAGACAGGGGTGGATCTCATAAAGGTGATCGGGATTGATGCAGATACAGATCCGTATAAGCTGATATCTGACCTCTGTGAGATGGACGGAATCGTTGACTTTATTTTGCTTGATACAAAGACCGCTCTAAAAAGCGGCGGCACAGGAAAGGTCCATGACTGGAGTATAAGCAGGGTAATCACTGAAAGATCGCCCATTCCAGTCATACTTGCAGGAGGGCTTGATCACCTGAATGTTGCCGATGCAATCAAGACTGTTGAACCGTTTGGCGTTGATACAGCATCAGGAGTTGAGACCGGCGGTAGTAAAGATCCAGAAAAAGTTAAGAAGTTTGTTACGGCAGCTAAACGATTTTCAGACTGA
- a CDS encoding Nicotinate-nucleotide pyrophosphorylase: MRGDICMKALIERFIEEDLSGYIEFLPEIEARAVVTVRENGVISGISDAIAVFEYFGVSARTWFEDGNRITKGDLILEAEGDARGILKAERLSLNILGRMSGIATLTARFVERAGGVKIAGTRKTTPGFRIFEKRAIIAGGGDPHRFNLADMVMIKENHISLFGLERAIELGKQASFTKKVEVEVSAPEDAVRAAELGADVIMFDNMPPDKIRETMAMLEARGLRDHILFEASGGITLENITEYAESGVDIISVGAITHHAPWLDFSLKIV; encoded by the coding sequence ATGAGAGGAGATATATGCATGAAAGCCCTGATCGAGCGTTTTATCGAGGAGGATCTCTCAGGTTACATCGAATTTCTACCAGAGATCGAAGCAAGAGCTGTGGTCACCGTGAGAGAAAATGGGGTGATTTCTGGTATATCAGATGCCATTGCGGTCTTTGAATACTTTGGGGTCAGTGCCAGGACGTGGTTTGAGGATGGAAACAGGATCACGAAGGGTGATTTGATCCTGGAGGCAGAAGGAGATGCTCGTGGGATCTTGAAGGCTGAAAGGCTTTCTCTCAATATCCTTGGAAGAATGAGTGGTATTGCAACACTCACCGCGCGTTTTGTTGAGCGGGCAGGTGGCGTTAAGATTGCAGGAACAAGAAAGACCACACCAGGGTTCAGGATATTTGAGAAGCGTGCGATAATTGCAGGAGGAGGCGATCCTCACCGGTTCAACCTCGCTGATATGGTGATGATAAAAGAAAATCACATCTCGCTTTTTGGGCTTGAAAGGGCGATTGAACTCGGAAAGCAGGCGAGTTTCACAAAGAAGGTTGAGGTTGAGGTTTCAGCGCCAGAGGATGCAGTGAGGGCGGCAGAGCTTGGGGCCGACGTGATAATGTTTGATAATATGCCGCCCGATAAGATTCGTGAAACGATGGCGATGCTCGAGGCGCGTGGTTTGCGGGATCACATCCTCTTTGAGGCATCGGGCGGGATCACACTTGAGAACATCACAGAATACGCAGAGAGCGGTGTTGACATAATTTCTGTGGGCGCAATCACACATCATGCACCCTGGCTCGACTTCAGTCTGAAAATCGTTTAG
- a CDS encoding triosephosphate isomerase yields the protein MTKIKTPVIILNVKAYSESMGDKGLALAKACEEVTEESGITTVICPQQFDLGFIAHQTDVPCFAQHIDLKDVGGATGWALPEAAKAAGAAGTLINHAEHRLKLADIDALITRSRALGLTSVLCTNNIQVSAAGAALNPDMIAIEPPELIGTGVPVSKADPDIVTGSLQRVKEINKDVVVLCGAGISTGEDVKAAIELGTAGVLLASGVVKATDPKAVLLDLVSGI from the coding sequence ATGACAAAGATAAAGACACCCGTTATTATCCTGAACGTCAAGGCGTACAGCGAGTCAATGGGGGATAAGGGACTTGCTCTTGCAAAAGCGTGTGAAGAAGTGACTGAAGAGAGTGGTATAACTACAGTGATCTGTCCACAGCAGTTTGATCTTGGCTTTATCGCCCATCAGACGGATGTTCCCTGTTTTGCCCAGCATATTGATCTGAAGGACGTGGGGGGTGCAACAGGATGGGCACTTCCCGAAGCTGCAAAGGCAGCGGGGGCAGCGGGCACGCTCATCAACCATGCCGAGCACCGTCTTAAGCTGGCCGATATAGATGCACTGATCACGAGATCTCGCGCACTCGGACTTACAAGTGTTCTGTGCACAAACAACATTCAGGTGAGCGCGGCAGGAGCAGCCCTTAATCCCGATATGATTGCGATCGAGCCGCCTGAGCTGATTGGAACCGGCGTACCTGTATCAAAGGCAGATCCTGATATTGTCACAGGCAGTCTCCAGCGGGTCAAAGAGATAAACAAAGATGTTGTGGTGCTCTGTGGTGCAGGGATCTCGACCGGTGAGGATGTTAAAGCGGCCATAGAACTTGGCACAGCGGGTGTGCTGCTTGCATCGGGTGTTGTAAAAGCAACAGATCCAAAAGCAGTGCTTCTCGATCTTGTATCAGGGATTTAA
- a CDS encoding Uncharacterized conserved protein UCP005852, methanogenesis encodes MRSIKLNGTIISEEELDRVTTVKSLVEKFEPIFDPDMLVVERKGEIEARTDKYTFTTTKGKFQARMREKWHPIYEAWIGKKVEIIGKNAVIFSPVRLDSDTKYSAASIRLKRGDIFLFRIGSGDPETYLGIARTEHEDRLFLPPDPDDAVIGRVIGGGRTILQDLVIDDVIKEIAPEYAIESLLDRLSLTDVVEDGMEIYTSIALELSEMAPCSAESFLAYLRNNNGFLTVDEVSNSYIRSVSPPIFEIGVENNRTFRDRGMAFLRNDGDRKNSIYFYKKLRMPQHYMNAFGTVRSGIELIDVARLGDKIAVHTNPVQVFLVGMSQYEAEKLLEEIGITHIRKGEEADDAIIVSQQPDMTIEIFKQGKVETEAIAPDNLLRVELFEEEAPETVHYFKDVTGLYRNHRVGKLVVTGAIESLILFRGGDRRVMIKPENTPAEDVGFERGVIGVTNMSRPHEGTIGIRLIDDPVFGPTGEIAASTNVIGRVVSGLEILDGVRKGDVYFLDVTPARNS; translated from the coding sequence ATGCGTAGTATAAAGCTCAACGGTACTATAATCTCAGAAGAAGAACTTGATCGAGTTACAACTGTAAAATCGCTTGTTGAGAAGTTCGAGCCGATATTTGATCCCGATATGCTTGTGGTTGAGCGTAAAGGAGAGATAGAAGCCCGCACAGATAAATACACATTCACAACAACGAAGGGTAAGTTCCAGGCGAGAATGCGGGAAAAATGGCATCCAATATATGAGGCCTGGATCGGAAAAAAGGTTGAGATCATTGGAAAAAATGCTGTGATCTTCTCACCCGTGAGGCTGGATAGTGACACAAAGTACTCGGCAGCTTCAATCAGGCTCAAACGCGGAGATATTTTCCTTTTTAGAATCGGCTCAGGTGACCCTGAGACTTATCTCGGTATTGCACGCACTGAACACGAGGATCGACTATTTCTCCCACCAGATCCAGATGATGCAGTGATCGGGCGGGTGATAGGTGGCGGCAGAACAATTTTGCAGGATCTTGTGATCGATGATGTCATAAAGGAGATTGCACCCGAATATGCGATTGAGTCACTTCTTGACAGGCTCTCCTTAACCGATGTCGTCGAGGATGGCATGGAGATCTATACATCGATCGCTCTTGAGCTATCAGAGATGGCACCCTGCTCTGCAGAGTCATTCCTGGCATATTTAAGGAATAATAACGGATTTTTAACGGTGGATGAGGTCTCGAACAGTTACATTCGCTCGGTGAGTCCACCGATATTTGAGATAGGTGTTGAGAACAATCGCACATTCCGAGATCGGGGAATGGCGTTTCTCAGGAACGATGGCGATCGGAAAAACTCGATCTACTTCTACAAAAAGCTCAGGATGCCCCAGCACTACATGAACGCCTTTGGCACGGTCAGGTCAGGGATCGAACTCATTGATGTTGCAAGGCTTGGAGATAAGATAGCGGTTCATACAAATCCTGTACAGGTATTTCTCGTTGGTATGAGCCAGTATGAAGCAGAAAAACTCCTCGAAGAGATCGGTATCACACATATTAGAAAGGGTGAAGAGGCGGATGATGCGATCATCGTCTCACAGCAGCCAGATATGACTATCGAGATATTTAAGCAGGGAAAGGTCGAAACCGAAGCGATCGCACCTGATAATCTGCTGCGTGTGGAGTTGTTTGAGGAGGAGGCTCCTGAGACTGTTCATTATTTCAAGGACGTTACGGGCCTCTACCGAAATCATCGTGTTGGAAAACTCGTGGTTACCGGTGCAATCGAATCACTCATACTCTTCAGGGGTGGCGATCGGCGTGTGATGATCAAGCCCGAGAACACACCTGCCGAGGATGTGGGGTTTGAACGTGGGGTGATCGGTGTTACAAACATGAGCAGGCCCCATGAAGGCACGATCGGGATACGGCTCATTGACGACCCAGTATTTGGTCCGACAGGTGAGATTGCAGCCTCGACAAACGTCATTGGAAGGGTGGTTTCAGGGCTTGAGATACTCGATGGCGTCAGGAAAGGGGATGTTTACTTTCTGGATGTGACACCAGCCAGAAATTCCTGA
- a CDS encoding molybdenum cofactor biosynthesis protein MoaC, whose protein sequence is MTAHAFSHITNDRAKMVDISDKAVSVRSARAVGSIKLRESTIQKIREGQVEKGNVLLTARIAGIMAVKNTPHVIPLCHQIPITDVDLEFDIEDDHITASATVKSVGKTGVEMDALNGVSTALLTIWDMVKSNEKDATGNYPETRIEEIRVESKVKGNA, encoded by the coding sequence ATGACAGCCCACGCTTTCTCGCACATCACGAATGATCGTGCAAAGATGGTGGACATCTCTGATAAAGCAGTGTCTGTACGCTCTGCCCGTGCGGTCGGTTCGATAAAACTCAGAGAATCCACGATCCAAAAAATTCGTGAAGGGCAGGTTGAGAAAGGAAATGTTCTCCTGACAGCACGGATTGCGGGGATTATGGCAGTCAAAAACACACCTCATGTGATCCCGCTCTGCCATCAGATTCCGATAACCGATGTTGATCTTGAATTTGATATTGAAGATGATCATATAACCGCATCAGCCACAGTAAAATCGGTTGGAAAGACAGGTGTTGAGATGGATGCACTCAATGGCGTATCCACCGCCCTTCTTACCATCTGGGATATGGTGAAGTCGAATGAGAAGGATGCAACTGGAAATTACCCTGAGACGCGAATAGAGGAAATCAGGGTAGAGTCAAAGGTGAAAGGGAATGCGTAG
- a CDS encoding Zn-ribbon containing protein — MGHKCIGCGRVFEKNDDAILAGCPDCGSNRFLFIREGERPPEREERHEADIDLIEKKCAPEDIEEIIDKIEDGTIEHDSRLESVRIIEPGSYEVNIEALLERDELIVALKGDGSYVIHLSSMFSRLKGGKKEK; from the coding sequence GTGGGACATAAATGCATCGGGTGTGGAAGAGTATTCGAGAAGAACGATGACGCAATACTTGCAGGCTGTCCGGATTGCGGATCGAATCGGTTCTTATTTATACGTGAAGGCGAGCGACCCCCTGAAAGAGAAGAGCGTCACGAGGCAGATATAGACCTGATCGAAAAGAAGTGTGCGCCTGAGGATATCGAGGAGATAATCGATAAGATCGAAGATGGAACTATAGAGCACGATTCAAGGCTCGAATCTGTCAGAATAATAGAACCTGGCTCTTATGAGGTTAATATTGAGGCATTGCTCGAGCGTGACGAACTCATCGTTGCCCTCAAGGGTGATGGTAGTTATGTGATCCATCTTTCATCGATGTTCTCGAGGCTTAAAGGGGGCAAGAAAGAGAAATGA
- a CDS encoding Uncharacterized conserved protein UCP004977 — translation MKDKDIQLDLISYDMLNGMTSIEKTRMILDRVQEGSIVILERGLTPAEEATLIEYTMTEIRDDFPGIEIESYPPEKKSGWLEKIFGKGAVHEPRLTIIGPANELKTISKERDFISAVISTKNR, via the coding sequence ATGAAAGATAAAGATATTCAACTTGATCTCATCTCTTATGATATGCTAAACGGGATGACCTCGATCGAGAAGACACGGATGATACTGGATCGGGTGCAGGAAGGGTCGATCGTCATACTGGAGCGTGGGCTTACCCCTGCTGAGGAAGCGACACTCATTGAGTATACAATGACCGAGATCAGGGATGACTTTCCAGGCATCGAGATCGAGAGCTATCCACCAGAGAAAAAAAGTGGCTGGCTGGAAAAGATTTTTGGAAAAGGCGCCGTTCACGAGCCGCGCCTTACGATAATAGGACCTGCAAACGAGCTTAAAACAATCTCAAAAGAGCGTGACTTTATCTCTGCGGTCATTTCAACAAAAAATAGGTAA